From the genome of Populus alba chromosome 10, ASM523922v2, whole genome shotgun sequence, one region includes:
- the LOC118051987 gene encoding G-type lectin S-receptor-like serine/threonine-protein kinase At4g27290, which produces MDYIPMLVFCFISFLIVRTATPTDTINTAQFIRDGDTIVSAGGTYELGFFSPGKSKNRYLGIWYGKISVQTAVWVANRETPLNDSSGVVRLTNEGLLVLLNRSGSIIWSSNTSAPARNPVAQLLDSGNLVVKEEGDNNMENSLWQSFEHPSNTLLPGMKVGRNIITGMEWHLTSWKSQDDPSRGNVTGALIPGGYPEYAAVEDSKLKYRGGPWNGLGFSGLPRMKPNPLYTFEFVFNDKEIFFRENLVNNSTYWRVVLSQSGDIQNLLWIEQTQSWFLYETANTDNCESYNLCGANGICSIDHSPVCDCLNGFVPKVPRDWKKTDWSSGCVRKTALNCSRDGFRKLRGLKMPETRKSWFNRSMNLEECKNTCLKNCSCTAYANLDIRDGGSGCLLWFNDLIDMRTFLQNEQDIFIRMAASELDNGDSAKVNSKSKVKKRIIVSSVLSTGILCIGLCLVLYVWKKKQQKNSNLQRRSNNKDLKEELELPFFNMDELACATNKFSVSNKLGEGGFGPVYKGTLTDGREIAVKRLSKNSRQGLDEFKNEVKHIVKLQHRNLVSLLGCCIEGDENIVVYELLPNKSLDFYIFGMNLTKLFKKLIQCFKFSTIELPKWI; this is translated from the exons ATGGATTACATCCCCATGCTTGTTTTCTGCTTCATTTCATTTCTGATTGTAAGAACAGCCACACCTACTGACACCATAAACACAGCTCAGTTCATCAGAGATGGAGACACTATAGTTTCAGCTGGTGGGACCTATGAATTAGGATTTTTCAGCCCCGGGAAATCCAAAAACCGATACTTGGGGATATGGTATGGCAAAATATCTGTCCAGACAGCAGTTTGGGTTGCCAACAGAGAAACTCCACTTAACGATTCGTCAGGAGTTGTAAGGCTTACCAACGAAGGACTTCTTGTCCTTCTCAATCGTAGTGGAAGCATCATTTGGTCTTCCAACACATCAGCACCTGCTAGGAATCCAGTTGCACAGCTTTTGGATTCAGGAAACCTTGTTGTGAAAGAGGAGGGTGATAATAACATGGAAAATTCCTTGTGGCAGAGTTTTGAACATCCATCTAACACACTATTACCGGGCATGAAGGTAGGACGGAATATAATAACTGGCATGGAGTGGCACTTGACATCATGGAAGTCACAAGATGATCCTTCCAGAGGTAATGTTACAGGCGCCCTTATTCCTGGTGGATATCCTGAGTATGCAGCGGTGGAAGATTCGAAACTGAAGTATCGAGGTGGGCCATGGAATGGTCTGGGGTTCAGTGGCTTGCCTCGGATGAAACCAAATCCATTATAcacatttgaatttgtttttaatgataagGAGATATTTTTCAGAGAAAATCTTGTTAATAACTCAACGTATTGGAGGGTCGTCTTAAGTCAGAGTGGTGATATCCAGAACCTTCTCTGGATCGAGCAAACTCAAAGTTGGTTTCTTTATGAAACAGCAAATACAGATAATTGTGAAAGTTATAACCTCTGTGGCGCAAATGGTATCTGTAGCATTGACCACTCTCCAGTTTGCGATTGCTTGAATGGATTTGTACCAAAAGTTCCAAGAGACTGGAAGAAGACAGATTGGTCAAGTGGTTGCGTTAGAAAGACTGCACTAAATTGTTCCAGAGATGGGTTTCGGAAGCTCAGAGGTTTGAAGATGCCGGAGACAAGAAAATCATGGTTCAACAGGAGTATGAACCTGGAGGAGTGCAAGAACACATGCTTGAAGAACTGCAGCTGTACTGCGTATGCAAACTTGGACATCAGGGATGGAGGAAGCGGTTGCTTGCTTTGGTTCAATGATTTGATTGATATGAGAACTTTCCTTCAAAATGAGCAAGACATTTTTATACGGATGGCTGCATCAGAACTAG ATAACGGTGACTCTGCGAAGGTTAATAGCAAATCCAAAGTGAAGAAAAGGATCATAGTAAGCTCTGTGTTGTCCACTGGGATTCTGTGCATTGGCCTATGCTTGGTCTTGTATGTTTGGAAAAAGAAGCAGCAGAAAAACA GTAATTTGCAAAGAAGATCAAATAACAAGGACTTGAAGGAAGAACTAGAATTACCCTTCTTTAACATGGATGAGTTGGCTTgtgcaacaaataaattttcTGTATCCAATAAACTAGGAGAAGGGGGTTTCGGACCTGTTTATAAG GGAACATTAACAGATGGACGAGAAATAGCTGTCAAGAGGCTCTCTAAGAATTCAAGACAAGGACTTGATGAGTTCAAAAATGAAGTCAAACATATCGTGAAACTTCAGCACCGGAATCTAGTGAGTCTTCTTGGATGCTGCATTGAAGGAGATGAAAATATAGTGGTCTACGAGCTTTTGCCTAACAAAAGCTTGGACTTCTACATTTTTGGTATGAATCTCACAAAACTTTTCAAAAAGCTAATCCAATGTTTCAAATTTAGCACTATTGAGCTTCCAAAATGGATTTGA
- the LOC140954233 gene encoding G-type lectin S-receptor-like serine/threonine-protein kinase At4g27290, which yields MNPKISDFGLARSFGENETEANTNKVAGTYGYISPEYANYGLYSLKSDVFSFGVLVLEIVGGYRNRGFRHPDHHLNLIGHAWILFKQGRPLELAAGSKVETPYLSEVLRSIHVGLLCVQENPEDRPNMSYVVLILGNEDELPYPKQPGFFTERDLVEASYSSSESKPPSANVCSVSVLEAR from the exons atgaatccaaaaatctCAGACTTTGGCCTGGCTAGAAGttttggagaaaatgaaactgaaGCCAATACTAATAAAGTGGCTGGAACGTA TGGTTACATATCTCCAGAGTACGCAAATTATGGGCTCTACTCGCTAAAATCAGACGTCTTCAGCTTTGGAGTATTGGTGCTAGAGATAGTGGGTGGCTATAGGAACAGAGGATTCCGTCATCCAGATCACCACCTCAACCTTATTGGGCAT GCTTGGATACTGTTCAAACAAGGCAGGCCTCTGGAACTGGCTGCGGGATCAAAAGTTGAAACACCCTATTTGTCTGAAGTGCTACGTTCAATTCATGTGGGGCTGTTGTGTGTGCAAGAAAATCCAGAAGATAGACCAAACATGTCATATGTGGTTTTGATTTTGGGTAATGAAGACGAATTGCCTTATCCTAAACAACCAGGATTCTTCACTGAAAGGGATCTTGTTGAAGCAAGCTATTCATCGAGCGAGAGCAAACCACCTTCGGCAAACGTATGCTCAGTTTCAGTGTTAGAGGCAAGATAG